One segment of Streptomyces sp. YIM 121038 DNA contains the following:
- the argJ gene encoding bifunctional glutamate N-acetyltransferase/amino-acid acetyltransferase ArgJ, which translates to MHASSPQGFRVHHGRVGIKEAGPDFAVIASEVPATVSAVFTRSRFAGPSVLISREAVADRSARGVVVLSGNANVATGAEGHQDAEEVRRRVAASIGADENDVLIASTGLIGHPYPMPRVRSHLASLRWPFPGADFDAAATAIMTTDTRPKVRRARCGDATLVGIAKGVGMMEPDMATLLTFFCTDARVGPVVLDDVFRRVMDRTFNALSIDTDTSTSDTGAILANGLAGPVDLVAFEEALDAVALGLVKDIARDGEGATKLIEVRVTGARDTGQAKRVAKAVVNSPLVKTAVHGADPNWGRVAMAVGKCQDDLDIVPERVTIGFGDQEVYPGRPGPEQLAHVAERLKGDEVVLRVDLGVGGHSPGEFTAYGCDLTEGYVRLNADYST; encoded by the coding sequence ATGCACGCCTCTTCTCCGCAAGGTTTCCGCGTCCACCACGGCCGAGTCGGCATCAAGGAGGCGGGTCCGGACTTCGCCGTGATCGCCTCGGAGGTGCCCGCGACGGTGAGCGCGGTGTTCACCCGCTCACGCTTCGCCGGCCCCAGCGTCCTGATCAGCCGGGAAGCGGTCGCGGACCGGTCGGCCCGCGGCGTCGTCGTCCTCTCCGGCAACGCCAACGTCGCCACCGGAGCCGAGGGACACCAGGACGCCGAAGAGGTCCGCCGCCGTGTGGCCGCGTCGATCGGGGCGGACGAGAACGACGTACTGATCGCCTCGACCGGGCTGATCGGCCACCCCTACCCCATGCCACGTGTGCGCTCCCACCTCGCGTCCCTGCGGTGGCCGTTCCCCGGCGCGGACTTCGACGCGGCGGCCACGGCCATCATGACGACCGACACCCGGCCCAAGGTCCGCCGCGCGCGGTGCGGCGACGCGACGCTGGTCGGCATCGCCAAGGGGGTGGGCATGATGGAACCGGACATGGCGACGCTGCTCACGTTCTTCTGCACCGACGCACGGGTGGGTCCGGTCGTGCTCGACGACGTCTTCCGCCGCGTCATGGACCGTACGTTCAACGCGCTGAGCATCGACACCGACACGTCCACCAGCGACACGGGGGCCATCCTCGCCAACGGGCTCGCGGGACCCGTGGACCTGGTGGCGTTCGAAGAGGCCCTGGACGCCGTCGCCCTCGGCCTGGTGAAGGACATCGCTCGCGACGGTGAGGGCGCCACGAAGCTCATCGAGGTGCGGGTCACCGGAGCAAGGGACACCGGACAGGCCAAGCGGGTGGCCAAGGCCGTGGTCAACTCACCGCTGGTGAAGACGGCGGTGCACGGCGCCGATCCCAACTGGGGCCGGGTCGCCATGGCGGTGGGCAAGTGCCAGGACGACCTGGACATCGTGCCCGAGCGCGTCACGATCGGTTTCGGGGACCAGGAGGTGTACCCGGGAAGGCCCGGCCCGGAGCAGCTCGCGCACGTCGCGGAGCGCCTCAAGGGCGACGAGGTCGTCCTGAGGGTCGATCTCGGGGTGGGCGGGCACTCCCCCGGCGAGTTCACGGCCTACGGCTGTGACCTCACCGAGGGGTATGTGCGGCTCAACGCCGACTACTCGACCTGA
- a CDS encoding flavin reductase family protein, whose protein sequence is MTYDSDRLAGSEGGARQTDFRTILGRYPTGVALVTAPAGGPGADPLGMVVGTFTSVSLDPPLVGFLPARTSTTWPGIRAAGRFCVNVLGAGQRDVCEAFATRSPHRWEVSHRGSPSGCPVLPDAVAWIDCAVHAQTEAGDHWFVTGLVRAMGVGGQGPPMVFLGGRYGSYAPRPPRWDQALGPVQGPAPALRARRLRRDP, encoded by the coding sequence ATGACGTACGACTCCGATCGCCTCGCGGGATCCGAAGGCGGGGCCCGGCAGACGGACTTCCGCACGATACTGGGGCGTTACCCCACCGGGGTCGCCCTGGTCACCGCGCCCGCGGGGGGTCCGGGAGCGGATCCGCTCGGGATGGTCGTCGGCACGTTCACCTCGGTGTCCCTGGACCCGCCCCTGGTCGGGTTCCTGCCCGCGCGGACGTCGACGACCTGGCCGGGGATCCGGGCGGCGGGCCGGTTCTGCGTCAATGTGCTGGGCGCCGGACAGCGGGACGTGTGCGAGGCGTTCGCCACCAGGTCGCCGCACCGCTGGGAGGTCTCCCACCGCGGGTCGCCCTCCGGCTGCCCCGTCCTGCCCGACGCCGTCGCCTGGATCGACTGCGCGGTACACGCGCAGACCGAGGCGGGCGACCACTGGTTCGTCACAGGTCTGGTGCGTGCGATGGGCGTCGGGGGCCAGGGACCCCCGATGGTCTTCCTGGGCGGCCGCTACGGCTCCTACGCGCCGCGACCGCCCCGCTGGGACCAGGCTCTGGGGCCCGTCCAGGGACCCGCCCCCGCCCTCCGTGCGCGACGGCTCAGGCGGGACCCGTAG
- a CDS encoding BTAD domain-containing putative transcriptional regulator, with protein sequence MTPSPPKQRALLALLLVRAGSPVGLSDVIDVLWPQGPPRSAPNVVRHHVSALRRLLSAEGNGGGAVPLTRGCGGYRLDVDADCLDLLVFRQLAERARQATRDGSPPTATGLYADALALWQGPAACGIAAEVRTHPVFAAVDEECVSTVRAAAAVALAAGASDRVLAPLRQAAAAHPLDESVQAHLVLALSATGRQAEALAAYRAVRERLAEELGVGPGRELTDAQQRVLGQHPAAARRARPQPEATARPAPDTYTGDPPPPPRTPSAVTRPSRTPSAVTPPAPRSPSTAAPSPPRTPRVRPAHLPADLPVFAGRDDDLARAEALSTRRGSHGATASPAPTITVIEGMAGVGKTSLAVHWAHGVASRFPDGQLYADLRGFDPAGAALESGEILRAFLHGLGVHPQDMPVGLDARAALYRHLLADRRVLVLLDNARDSAQVRPLLPGAPGCHVMVTSRNRLQGLIAAEGARSIVLGPLSEAEGREVLSRRLGAQRIAAEAAAAEAIIALCGRLPLALAIVAARAGSGPGFPLASVAAELREGHGGLDAFSGDEADVRAVFSWSHRYLTPTTARLFRLLSLHPGPEVSRHAAASLAGLGPREARAALADLTRSHLLTEPAPGRYACHDLLRAYAGERVRAEETEHGRRDALGRLLDHALHTAQTAVDLLYPHRTEREPPPSRHTGATPAPLCGRESAAAWLTVELPALLALVESADTGGFLTHAWQLALALELFADRRGLRDEQISLQRAGLAAAERLGDPLGRAHLHRTLGFALHRTGADAEARSHLDRALRLFTALDHRDGQARTLRSLAFLANSRARHEEALEHYARALAHYRTTADVRGQANVLNEIGWTHILRGDHHEALTRCATAVALHQDTGDAGGEAAAWDSIGYAHHHLGQYTHALSCYRQALVLYREIGERTLEAESIGHVGDTLHAQGDHRAARASWEHAAAILAEWGHPDADRLLEKLHDATTGPA encoded by the coding sequence GTGACGCCGAGTCCCCCCAAGCAACGAGCCCTCCTCGCCCTGCTGTTGGTGCGCGCGGGCTCACCGGTGGGCCTGAGTGACGTGATCGACGTACTGTGGCCGCAGGGACCGCCGCGGAGCGCTCCCAACGTGGTGCGCCACCATGTGAGTGCGTTGCGGCGCCTGTTGAGCGCGGAGGGAAACGGCGGCGGAGCCGTACCCCTGACGCGCGGCTGCGGCGGCTACCGCCTCGACGTCGACGCCGACTGCCTGGACCTCCTGGTCTTCCGGCAGCTCGCGGAGCGGGCTCGGCAGGCCACGCGCGACGGCTCGCCACCGACCGCGACCGGCCTCTACGCCGATGCCCTCGCGCTGTGGCAGGGCCCGGCGGCCTGCGGCATCGCCGCGGAGGTGCGTACGCACCCGGTGTTCGCGGCCGTGGACGAGGAATGCGTGAGCACGGTGCGCGCCGCCGCCGCGGTGGCCCTGGCGGCGGGTGCGTCGGACCGCGTCCTGGCCCCCCTGCGGCAGGCCGCCGCCGCGCACCCGTTGGACGAGTCCGTGCAGGCGCATCTGGTGCTGGCGCTCTCCGCCACCGGTCGCCAGGCCGAGGCGCTCGCCGCATACCGGGCCGTGCGGGAGCGGCTGGCCGAGGAGTTGGGCGTCGGGCCGGGCCGGGAGCTGACCGACGCCCAGCAGCGGGTGCTCGGCCAGCACCCGGCCGCCGCGCGACGAGCCCGCCCGCAGCCCGAAGCCACCGCCCGCCCCGCCCCGGACACGTACACCGGCGACCCGCCGCCCCCACCCCGCACCCCGTCGGCCGTCACGCGCCCGTCCCGCACCCCGTCGGCCGTCACGCCGCCCGCGCCCCGCTCCCCGTCAACCGCCGCGCCGTCCCCACCCCGCACCCCACGCGTCCGCCCCGCGCACCTCCCGGCCGACCTCCCGGTGTTCGCCGGACGTGACGACGACCTCGCCCGCGCCGAGGCGCTGTCGACGCGACGCGGCTCCCACGGCGCCACCGCCTCCCCGGCCCCGACGATCACTGTGATCGAGGGGATGGCCGGGGTCGGCAAGACCTCCCTGGCGGTGCACTGGGCCCACGGCGTCGCCTCCCGCTTCCCCGACGGCCAGTTGTACGCGGACCTGCGGGGCTTCGACCCGGCCGGAGCCGCCCTGGAGAGCGGCGAGATCCTGCGCGCCTTCCTGCACGGCCTGGGCGTGCATCCGCAGGACATGCCTGTGGGACTGGACGCCCGAGCCGCGCTGTACCGCCATCTGCTGGCGGACCGGCGTGTCCTGGTCCTGCTGGACAACGCCCGGGACTCCGCCCAGGTGCGCCCCCTGCTGCCCGGCGCACCCGGCTGTCACGTCATGGTCACGAGCCGCAACCGGCTCCAGGGCCTGATCGCCGCCGAAGGCGCCCGCTCGATCGTCCTGGGCCCGCTGAGCGAGGCGGAGGGGCGCGAGGTCCTGTCCCGTCGCCTCGGCGCCCAGCGGATCGCGGCCGAGGCGGCAGCCGCCGAGGCCATCATCGCTCTCTGCGGCCGACTGCCCCTGGCACTCGCGATCGTGGCGGCCCGCGCCGGTTCGGGCCCCGGCTTCCCGCTGGCGTCGGTCGCCGCCGAGCTGCGCGAGGGCCACGGCGGCCTGGACGCCTTCTCCGGCGACGAGGCCGACGTCCGCGCCGTCTTCTCCTGGTCGCACCGGTACCTGACCCCGACGACCGCCCGGCTGTTCCGCCTCCTGTCGCTCCACCCCGGTCCCGAGGTGTCCCGGCACGCCGCGGCGAGCCTGGCCGGCCTGGGGCCGCGCGAGGCACGCGCGGCGCTCGCCGACCTGACCCGCTCGCACCTCCTGACCGAACCCGCTCCGGGCCGCTACGCCTGCCACGACCTGCTGCGCGCCTACGCGGGCGAACGCGTCCGCGCCGAGGAGACCGAGCACGGGCGCCGCGACGCCCTCGGGCGCCTCCTCGACCACGCTCTGCACACCGCGCAGACCGCCGTCGACCTGCTCTATCCACACCGCACCGAGCGCGAGCCCCCGCCCTCCCGCCACACCGGCGCCACGCCCGCGCCCCTCTGCGGGCGGGAGTCGGCCGCCGCCTGGCTCACCGTGGAGCTCCCGGCGCTGCTCGCCCTGGTCGAGTCCGCGGACACCGGCGGCTTCCTCACCCACGCCTGGCAACTGGCGCTCGCCCTGGAGCTCTTCGCGGACCGCCGGGGCCTCAGGGACGAGCAGATCTCCCTCCAGCGCGCGGGCCTCGCGGCCGCCGAACGGCTGGGCGATCCGCTCGGGCGCGCCCACCTCCACCGCACTCTGGGCTTCGCCCTGCACCGTACGGGCGCGGACGCCGAGGCCCGCTCGCACCTGGACCGCGCCCTGCGCCTGTTCACCGCCCTCGACCACCGCGACGGCCAGGCCCGCACCCTGCGCAGCCTCGCCTTCCTCGCCAACAGCCGCGCCCGCCACGAGGAGGCCCTGGAGCACTACGCCCGGGCCTTGGCCCACTACCGGACGACAGCCGACGTCAGGGGCCAGGCCAACGTCCTCAACGAGATCGGCTGGACCCACATCCTGCGCGGCGACCACCACGAGGCCCTCACGCGGTGCGCCACAGCCGTCGCCCTGCACCAGGACACCGGGGACGCGGGCGGTGAGGCCGCCGCCTGGGACAGCATCGGCTACGCGCACCATCACCTGGGGCAGTACACGCACGCCCTGTCCTGTTACCGGCAGGCCCTGGTCCTCTACCGCGAGATCGGCGAGCGCACCCTCGAAGCCGAGAGCATCGGCCACGTCGGCGACACCCTGCACGCCCAAGGGGATCACCGGGCCGCCCGGGCGAGCTGGGAGCACGCGGCGGCCATCCTCGCCGAGTGGGGCCACCCCGACGCCGACCGCCTGCTGGAGAAGCTGCACGACGCGACTACGGGTCCCGCCTGA
- a CDS encoding DeoR/GlpR family DNA-binding transcription regulator — protein MTGTATGRVSVTEGEERRRHIVVTARRAGSVDVTAIAADLGVSKETVRRDLSWLARRGLLRRTHGGAYPLQSTGFETTLASRTRTHVEEKTRIAAAAAGLLRDAGTVFVDEGHTPQLVAEALPDDRPLTVITASLAAAQALATRPRARVLLLGGRVRSGTMATVDHWAARMLSEFAVDLAYLSANGISREHGLTTPDPTVSEVKRQAVRVSRRRVFCGVHAKFGAVSLCRFAEARAFETIVTDIRLPQSEARRYALLGPEVLRV, from the coding sequence ATGACCGGTACAGCCACAGGCCGCGTGAGCGTGACGGAGGGCGAGGAACGCCGCCGCCACATCGTGGTCACTGCCCGCCGGGCGGGATCCGTCGACGTCACCGCGATCGCCGCGGACCTCGGTGTGTCCAAGGAGACGGTGCGGCGCGATCTGAGCTGGCTGGCGCGGCGCGGTCTGCTGCGGCGTACGCACGGGGGCGCGTACCCGTTGCAGAGCACGGGATTCGAGACGACGCTCGCGTCCCGCACGCGCACGCACGTCGAGGAGAAGACGCGGATCGCGGCGGCCGCCGCCGGGCTCCTGCGCGATGCCGGGACGGTCTTCGTCGACGAGGGCCACACTCCCCAGCTTGTCGCCGAGGCACTGCCCGACGACCGTCCGCTGACCGTGATCACGGCGTCGCTCGCCGCCGCCCAAGCCCTGGCGACCCGGCCCCGGGCCAGGGTCCTGCTCCTCGGCGGCCGGGTCCGGAGCGGCACGATGGCCACCGTCGACCACTGGGCGGCCCGGATGCTGTCGGAGTTCGCCGTCGACCTGGCGTATCTGAGTGCCAACGGCATCTCCCGCGAGCACGGCCTCACCACCCCCGACCCGACCGTCAGCGAGGTCAAGCGGCAGGCCGTACGCGTCTCACGCCGGCGCGTGTTCTGCGGGGTGCACGCCAAGTTCGGCGCGGTGAGCCTCTGCCGGTTCGCCGAGGCGCGCGCCTTCGAGACGATCGT